A stretch of the Uranotaenia lowii strain MFRU-FL chromosome 3, ASM2978415v1, whole genome shotgun sequence genome encodes the following:
- the LOC129757428 gene encoding WW domain-containing protein tag-325-like isoform X2, with product MAGHSGDPNRPKNRPRNLFEGFTNRSGPPRRTKNQHLPNRESKSVIDSVSVVDQFRYLQTQHELLLDQHRKLKAANKRLESVQEQLRIENSSLKDAYEELQESYNNLLDSQNHFNFGKLLVNLKLKRRATKENLVTRNIIQNEACFDTFLEHVVMHDRPKIPKIVHECIAVVESNEKFLNTVGLYRVSGNHNTIQNLRYDINADNYKKLRKQKSPHEVCGVLKLFLRELKEPLISLQQLARVIPGPSDMIHSRTLKVLELVNSLDEVRRNTLCCLMRHLKKVASHEENEMDTRSLGILLSSCVFNETLSDVCPERFEAVSAVPRECIVTMIENYEEIFEK from the exons ATGGCAGGTCATTCTGGAGATCCCAATAGGCCGAAGAATCGTCCCAGAAATTTGTTCGAAGGCTTCACAAATCGTTCGGGCCCACCCAGAAG AACTAAAAATCAGCATCTACCAAATCGTGAATCAAAG TCAGTTATCGATTCCGTCAGTGTCGTGGATCAGTTCCGATACCTTCAGACCCAGCACGAGTTACTGCTAGATCAACACCGGAAGTTGAAGGCGGCAAACAAGAGGCTCGAAAGTGTTCAGGAGCAGCTACGGATTGAAAACTCCAGCCTCAAAGACGCCTACGAAGAACTACAGGAGAGTTACAACAATCTGCTAGATTCGCAGAACCATTTCAACTTCGGAAAACTGCTGGTCAACTTGAAACTAAAACGACGAGCTACGAAGGAGAATCTAGTGACCAGGAATATTATACAGA ATGAAGCATGCTTCGACACGTTCCTGGAGCACGTTGTGATGCACGATAGGCCGAAAATCCCCAAAATTGTGCATGAGTGTATTGCGGTGGTGGAATCGAACGAGAAGTTCCTGAATACGGTTGGTCTCTATCGGGTATCGGGCAATCACAACACCATTCAAAATTTGCGCTATGACATCAATGCCGATAACTACAAAAAACTGCGGAAGCAGAAAAGTCCGCACGAAGTTTGTGGAGTGTTGAAGCTGTTTCTGAGGGAGCTCAAGGAACCGTTGATATCGTTGCAACAGCTGGCGAGGGTGATCCCAGGGCCGTCGGATATGA TTCATAGCAGAACGTTGAAGGTGTTGGAGCTAGTCAATTCTCTGGATGAAGTACGGAGGAATACGCTTTGCTGTCTGATGAGGCACTTGAAAAA AGTCGCCTCACACGAGGAGAACGAAATGGATACCCGCAGCCTCGGCATCCTGCTCAGTTCCTGCGTGTTCAACGAAACCCTATCCGACGTGTGTCCGGAAAGGTTCGAGGCGGTGAGCGCTGTGCCGCGGGAGTGTATCGTGACCATGATCGAGAATTATGAGGAGATTTTCGAGAAATAA
- the LOC129757428 gene encoding WW domain-containing protein tag-325-like isoform X1, producing the protein MAGHSGDPNRPKNRPRNLFEGFTNRSGPPRRTKNQHLPNRESKSVIDSVSVVDQFRYLQTQHELLLDQHRKLKAANKRLESVQEQLRIENSSLKDAYEELQESYNNLLDSQNHFNFGKLLVNLKLKRRATKENLVTRNIIQNEACFDTFLEHVVMHDRPKIPKIVHECIAVVESNEKFLNTVGLYRVSGNHNTIQNLRYDINADNYKKLRKQKSPHEVCGVLKLFLRELKEPLISLQQLARVIPGPSDMTVHSRTLKVLELVNSLDEVRRNTLCCLMRHLKKVASHEENEMDTRSLGILLSSCVFNETLSDVCPERFEAVSAVPRECIVTMIENYEEIFEK; encoded by the exons ATGGCAGGTCATTCTGGAGATCCCAATAGGCCGAAGAATCGTCCCAGAAATTTGTTCGAAGGCTTCACAAATCGTTCGGGCCCACCCAGAAG AACTAAAAATCAGCATCTACCAAATCGTGAATCAAAG TCAGTTATCGATTCCGTCAGTGTCGTGGATCAGTTCCGATACCTTCAGACCCAGCACGAGTTACTGCTAGATCAACACCGGAAGTTGAAGGCGGCAAACAAGAGGCTCGAAAGTGTTCAGGAGCAGCTACGGATTGAAAACTCCAGCCTCAAAGACGCCTACGAAGAACTACAGGAGAGTTACAACAATCTGCTAGATTCGCAGAACCATTTCAACTTCGGAAAACTGCTGGTCAACTTGAAACTAAAACGACGAGCTACGAAGGAGAATCTAGTGACCAGGAATATTATACAGA ATGAAGCATGCTTCGACACGTTCCTGGAGCACGTTGTGATGCACGATAGGCCGAAAATCCCCAAAATTGTGCATGAGTGTATTGCGGTGGTGGAATCGAACGAGAAGTTCCTGAATACGGTTGGTCTCTATCGGGTATCGGGCAATCACAACACCATTCAAAATTTGCGCTATGACATCAATGCCGATAACTACAAAAAACTGCGGAAGCAGAAAAGTCCGCACGAAGTTTGTGGAGTGTTGAAGCTGTTTCTGAGGGAGCTCAAGGAACCGTTGATATCGTTGCAACAGCTGGCGAGGGTGATCCCAGGGCCGTCGGATATGA cagTTCATAGCAGAACGTTGAAGGTGTTGGAGCTAGTCAATTCTCTGGATGAAGTACGGAGGAATACGCTTTGCTGTCTGATGAGGCACTTGAAAAA AGTCGCCTCACACGAGGAGAACGAAATGGATACCCGCAGCCTCGGCATCCTGCTCAGTTCCTGCGTGTTCAACGAAACCCTATCCGACGTGTGTCCGGAAAGGTTCGAGGCGGTGAGCGCTGTGCCGCGGGAGTGTATCGTGACCATGATCGAGAATTATGAGGAGATTTTCGAGAAATAA
- the LOC129757427 gene encoding cytochrome P450 4d2-like yields MFVFILSIAICLVLLLLAIQTICRQFEQLPGPREWPLVGSSLEFVNLSPVAIFDLLRHYSRTYGRAYKISFGYECTLVFSKPEIAEKILNTQSYATKSEDYDKVAEWIGYGLLISRGEKWFTRRKILTPGFHFKILESFVRVFGEQSDVLCAKLRSFSGAEVDVFPNLKLFTLDVLCETALGYRCNAQTQNSFYPLAVEELASILNWRFFNLYASFDVIFRFTKESKRFRQLIKETHDFTLNIIAQRRKSLEEEKSRIADRSEEEDENSYGARRKMALLDILLQATVDGKPLSDEDIREEVDTFTFAGHDTTASALTFLLYNIAKHPVVQQKLYEEIFSVVKDSKHLDISTLNNLPYLDSVIKETLRLFPPVPMIARLATENTTIEGMDIPVKTCVCIDIYGMHRDPEHFEYPEQFNPERFAIARDAEKSHPFTYIPFSAGNRNCIGQKFAQYELKTAVIKLLEAFRLELPTPNFVPTLKSEIVLKPAEKLPIKFIARSTNKSSP; encoded by the exons ATGTTTGTATTCATATTATCTATAGCAATATGTTTAGTTTTACTTTTGCTAGCCATTCAAACTATCTGTCGGCAGTTCGAGCAGCTTCCGGGGCCTCGAGAATGGCCACTGGTCGGAAGCAGTCTGGAATTTGTGAATCTTAGTCCCGTGG CCATATTCGACCTGTTGCGGCACTATTCGCGGACCTACGGGAGAGCGTACAAGATCAGCTTCGGGTACGAGTGCACCCTGGTGTTCTCCAAGCCGGAAATCGCAGAG AAAATCCTCAACACCCAATCGTACGCCACGAAATCGGAAGACTACGATAAGGTAGCCGAATGGATCGGTTACGGGCTGCTAATATCTCGGGGAGAGAAATGGTTCACTCGGCGCAAAATCCTCACCCCGGGCTTCCACTTCAAGATCCTGGAGAGCTTCGTCCGTGTGTTCGGCGAACAGAGCGATGTGCTCTGCGCAAAGTTGAGGTCCTTTAGCGGAGCCGAAGTCGACGTATTCCCCAACCTTAAACTGTTCACCCTGGACGTTTTGTGTGAAACGGCGCTCGGATATCGGTGCAATGCTCAGACCCAAAATTCGTTCTACCCGTTGGCCGTCGAAGAGCTCGCCTCGATTTTGAACTGgcggtttttcaacttataTGCGAGTTTCGATGTGATTTTCAGATTCACGAAGGAGAGCAAAAGATTTCGGCAGCTGATTAAGGAAACTCACGATTTCACGTTGAACATCATTGCTCAGAGGAGGAAATCATTGGAGGAGGAGAAATCGAGGATTGCAGACCGTTCGGAAGAGGAGGACGAAAATAGTTACGGAGCTCGTCGGAAGATGGCTCTTCTTGATATACTTCTACAGGCCACTGTCGATGGAAAACCGCTCTCGGATGAGGACATTCGGGAGGAAGTCGATACGTTTACCTTTGCT GGTCATGATACTACAGCGTCAGCACTTACCTTTCTTTTGTACAACATTGCAAAGCATCCGGTAGTTCAACAGAAACTATATGAAGAAATTTTCAGTGTAGTCAAAGATTCTAAGCATCTTGATATAAG CACTCTGAACAACCTACCCTATCTGGATTCGGTGATCAAAGAAACGCTCCGTCTCTTTCCCCCGGTTCCGATGATTGCAAGACTGGCAACGGAAAACACCACAATCGAGGGTATGGACATTCCCGTAAAAACTTGCGTGTGCATTGACATCTACGGTATGCATCGTGATCCCGAACACTTCGAGTATCCAGAACAGTTCAATCCAGAAAGATTCGCCATCGCTCGGGACGCTGAGAAATCTCATCCCTTCACCTACATTCCTTTCAGTGCCGGAAACAGGAATTGTATTG GTCAAAAGTTCGCCCAATACGAGTTAAAAACAGCAGTAATCAAACTGCTAGAGGCATTCCGCCTGGAACTTCCCACCCCGAATTTTGTACCAACCCTGAAGTCGGAGATTGTTCTCAAACCGGCCGAAAAGCTGCCGATCAAATTCATTGCACGTTCAACTAATAAATCCTCTCCGTAG
- the LOC129753727 gene encoding cytochrome P450 4d1-like, with product MLALLLLCPVLLGLFWWKIHIQRRQFLTAFAPIPGPRGLPLLGNAPEVARLDTTELLEKMFIWTSTYGARTKFDLFTKFWIMHASPEDIEKIATDANFNRKSNDYDVLQEWLGNGILLDHGQSWFVNRRALTPAFHFKILETFIPTMQDQAMVLVQKLLASGGRPVDIFPAMKLYALDVLLETAMGVRIGVQQNDSEYVRAVAGLSHITFWRMTNFMGYAEWTFRWTKHYKPYQEMLKVSDDFTMGIILKRRAELVDGIIEEVDENENEMKKRIPLLDKLLQLEVEGRRLTNEEIRAQVNTFMFAGHDTTSSALTFIVFLLAKHPEIQKKVYDEIVSVIGSSKSIPPLTTAMLNELKYMDLAIKEALRIYPTVPFMSRTIDADQEVAGVTYPKGTIISLGVIFMQRNPKYFPQPTRFIPERFSMETDAEKRNPYTYIPFSAGSRNCIGQKFAMNKIKVLLIYVLTFCRAELEDPDFEPRLKAELILKPVDGMPVRFLPR from the exons ATGTTGGCTCTGCTGCTGTTGTGCCCGGTGCTGCTCGGGTTGTTCTGGTGGAAGATCCACATCCAGCGGCGCCAATTCCTGACCGCATTCGCTCCAATTCCTGGCCCCAGAGGGCTTCCGCTGCTGGGAAATGCACCCGAAGTGGCCCGATTGGACACCACCG AGTtgcttgaaaaaatgttcatatGGACCTCGACCTACGGAGCCCGCACCAAATTTGATCTCTTCACTAAATTTTGGATTATGCATGCTTCACCTGAGGATATTGAG AAAATAGCCACCGATGCCAACTTCAACCGAAAATCGAACGACTACGACGTTCTGCAGGAATGGCTCGGCAATGGAATCCTGCTAGACCACGGCCAGAGTTGGTTCGTCAACCGGAGGGCACTGACACCGGCCTTCCATTTCAAAATCTTGGAAACCTTCATCCCCACGATGCAGGACCAGGCCATGGTACTGGTCCAGAAACTTTTGGCCAGCGGTGGCCGTCCGGTCGATATTTTCCCTGCGATGAAACTTTATGCGCTGGATGTTCTGCTGGAAACGGCTATGGGAGTTAGGATCGGGGTTCAGCAGAATGATTCGGAGTATGTCAGGGCAGTAGCCGGATTGAGTCATATCACGTTTTGGAGGATGACCAACTTCATGGGGTATGCCGAGTGGACCTTCCGGTGGACCAAGCACTACAAGCCGTACCAGGAGATGTTGAAGGTTAGCGATGACTTCACGATGGGCATTATTCTGAAGCGTCGTGCTGAGCTGGTAGATGGGATCATTGAAGAAGTGGATGAGAATGAAAATGAGATGAAGAAGCGCATCCCTCTGTTGGACAAATTGCTGCAGCTGGAAGTTGAAGGACGGAGGTTGACGAACGAAGAAATCCGGGCACAGGTCAACACTTTCATGTTtgct GGCCACGACACCACTTCCAGTGCCTTGACGTTCATAGTATTTCTACTGGCAAAACATCCCGAGATTCAGAAGAAAGTCTATGACGAAATTGTTTCAGTAATTGGAAGCTCCAAATCCATTCCCCCACTTACTACCGCAATGCTGAACGAACTGAAGTACATGGACCTGGCGATCAAGGAAGCGCTTCGGATCTATCCCACCGTTCCGTTTATGTCCCGAACGATCGATGCCGATCAGGAAGTGGCCGGAGTAACCTACCCCAAGGGAACGATCATATCGTTGGGTGTTATTTTCATGCAGCGAAACCCGAAATATTTCCCACAACCGACGAGATTCATTCCGGAACGTTTCAGCATGGAAACGGATGCCGAGAAGAGGAATCCTTATACGTACATTCCTTTCAGCGCCGGAAGTCGAAATTGTATag gtCAAAAGTTTGCCATGAACAAAATAAAGGTGCTGCTGATTTATGTGCTCACGTTTTGTCGCGCAGAGCTGGAAGATCCCGATTTTGAGCCACGGCTCAAAGCCGAACTTATCCTGAAGCCAGTCGATGGAATGCCAGTGAGGTTTCTACCTCGATAA